A single genomic interval of Stenotrophomonas sp. ZAC14D1_NAIMI4_1 harbors:
- a CDS encoding capsid cement protein: MAKNYKFPGAVIDITAATNLVSGQASIVGKLLAVALVDISAGAKGSAQIEGVFELPKLASANILEGAGLTWDAQAGQLIVSGADAGDLENCAVAVAVAGTGTATVFAKLTPGSGSLKSA; the protein is encoded by the coding sequence ATGGCGAAGAACTACAAGTTCCCGGGTGCAGTGATCGATATCACCGCAGCCACCAACCTGGTCAGTGGCCAGGCATCCATCGTTGGCAAGCTGCTGGCGGTCGCGCTGGTGGACATTTCTGCTGGCGCCAAGGGTAGTGCCCAGATCGAGGGCGTGTTCGAACTGCCGAAGCTTGCCAGCGCCAACATCCTCGAAGGTGCCGGCCTGACCTGGGACGCCCAGGCCGGTCAGCTGATCGTGAGCGGCGCCGATGCTGGCGACCTGGAGAACTGCGCGGTGGCCGTCGCCGTCGCTGGTACCGGCACGGCAACCGTGTTCGCAAAGCTGACCCCGGGCTCCGGCTCGTTGAAGTCGGCGTAA
- a CDS encoding nucleoid-associated protein, whose product MEIKGAVVHKLGKDQHSSGPGSVQVHLRDNPLPLDGTLTSVCSQTLNLFQRKGNNTGTFGVDVDIHRFPVRVGEFVRSQLTFSEFTAHVVKIIGDKMEQAPLSNGGHAFFVHYTSGGDEFLLIAMLKLREGAGIDEISLDLMPTLVIDTDKLHEAARLNVSRWQFGDEPYLTFIKGRGADEVTAYFREALSCVVYTSSRHHTSQMIAAAGAYVADLPLLDQESKKKVWTDVRERLFDCFSSNKEEVVLAAIAVAVDPLQPHLFEEYVTTGAGASTYQVSHQFKPDRTTYSSLRRIRGKMGTVAVAFEVEDVRQGRVAYDENSDALLIFGPSAELKKEIEDNVTPGS is encoded by the coding sequence ATGGAAATCAAGGGTGCGGTTGTTCACAAGCTTGGCAAGGATCAGCATTCGTCCGGCCCAGGGAGCGTGCAGGTACATCTGCGCGATAATCCATTGCCGCTCGATGGCACGCTTACGTCCGTCTGCTCACAGACTTTGAATCTCTTCCAGCGCAAAGGCAATAACACCGGAACATTTGGTGTCGATGTGGATATCCATAGGTTCCCTGTGCGCGTCGGAGAGTTTGTACGTTCACAGTTGACCTTCAGTGAATTTACCGCCCATGTGGTCAAGATCATCGGCGACAAAATGGAGCAGGCTCCTCTTTCAAATGGTGGGCACGCCTTCTTCGTTCACTACACTTCGGGTGGTGATGAGTTCCTGTTGATCGCGATGCTTAAACTGCGCGAGGGCGCTGGCATCGATGAGATTAGTTTGGATCTGATGCCGACGTTGGTTATCGATACCGATAAGCTGCATGAGGCCGCAAGGCTTAATGTCTCGAGGTGGCAATTCGGCGACGAGCCTTACCTCACTTTTATCAAGGGTCGTGGAGCCGATGAGGTCACCGCCTATTTCCGAGAGGCACTCTCTTGCGTCGTTTATACGAGTAGTAGGCATCACACCTCACAGATGATCGCTGCGGCTGGTGCATATGTTGCGGATTTGCCGCTGCTTGACCAGGAGTCTAAGAAGAAGGTGTGGACTGATGTAAGAGAGCGCCTTTTTGACTGTTTCTCATCAAACAAGGAAGAGGTGGTTCTGGCCGCAATTGCAGTGGCAGTAGATCCTCTGCAGCCTCATTTGTTTGAAGAGTACGTCACGACTGGGGCGGGGGCGAGCACGTATCAGGTCAGCCATCAGTTCAAGCCTGATAGGACGACCTATAGCAGTTTGCGTCGTATTCGTGGGAAAATGGGTACCGTAGCGGTAGCTTTCGAGGTCGAGGATGTGCGGCAGGGGCGCGTTGCATATGACGAAAATAGCGATGCCCTTCTGATTTTCGGACCCTCTGCAGAGTTGAAGAAGGAAATCGAGGACAATGTCACACCTGGTTCCTGA
- a CDS encoding structural protein P5: MGTTSTPRGVRNNNPGNIDRTSTPWQGEDRSAAAIAREQRFCVFLTPQAGFRALAKTLLTYQRKHGLRTVKEIIGRWAPPVENNTGAYVQQVATAVGVAPSEVIRLDNAVTLSRMATAIARHENGGMYWRQDVIDAGVAEALR, from the coding sequence ATGGGCACCACCAGCACGCCGCGCGGCGTACGCAACAACAATCCTGGCAACATCGACCGCACCAGCACGCCGTGGCAGGGTGAGGATCGGTCCGCCGCGGCAATCGCCCGCGAGCAGCGCTTCTGCGTGTTCCTGACCCCGCAGGCCGGGTTCCGCGCCCTGGCGAAAACCCTGCTCACCTACCAGCGCAAGCACGGCCTGCGCACGGTGAAGGAGATCATCGGGCGCTGGGCCCCGCCGGTGGAAAACAACACCGGTGCCTATGTCCAGCAGGTTGCCACTGCCGTGGGCGTCGCGCCCTCGGAAGTCATCCGCCTGGACAACGCGGTCACCCTGAGCCGTATGGCTACCGCTATCGCCAGGCACGAAAACGGCGGCATGTACTGGCGGCAGGATGTGATCGACGCCGGCGTAGCCGAGGCGCTGCGCTGA
- a CDS encoding ADP-ribosylglycohydrolase family protein — MNQIDNFRGALLGLACGDAVGTTVEFKPRGSFSPLTDMVGGGPFNLALGQWTDDTSMAMCLAESLVRRDEFDAHDQMTRYANWYRNGYWSATGECFDIGMATRAAIDQFLLSGEPLSGNEDPRSAGNGSIMRLAPVVLRYAGMPELPAMAELGSRTTHAARECLDACRLLAAAIERALDGQSKQAVLDLRDIPVQGERLQQIAAGHYQHASREQIRGSGYVVDSLEAALWCFHQHDSFAAAVLEAANLGDDADTTAAVLGQLAGAFHGAAGIPAHWLQVLAMRAEIQVLADALYERNRVARAGQGFAAAGNPS, encoded by the coding sequence ATGAACCAGATCGACAACTTCCGCGGCGCACTGCTCGGACTGGCCTGCGGCGATGCCGTCGGCACCACGGTGGAGTTCAAGCCGCGAGGCAGTTTCAGCCCGCTCACCGACATGGTTGGCGGTGGCCCGTTCAACCTGGCGCTGGGGCAGTGGACCGACGATACGTCGATGGCGATGTGCCTGGCCGAAAGCCTGGTGCGTCGTGACGAATTCGATGCACACGACCAGATGACCCGCTATGCCAACTGGTACCGCAACGGCTACTGGAGCGCGACCGGCGAGTGCTTTGATATCGGCATGGCCACGCGCGCGGCCATCGACCAGTTCCTGCTCAGTGGCGAGCCGCTGTCGGGCAATGAAGACCCGCGCAGTGCCGGCAACGGTTCGATCATGCGCCTGGCACCGGTGGTGCTGCGCTATGCAGGAATGCCGGAACTGCCGGCGATGGCCGAGCTGGGTTCGCGCACGACCCATGCCGCGCGCGAATGCCTGGATGCCTGCCGCTTGCTGGCTGCTGCGATCGAGCGCGCGCTGGACGGGCAATCGAAGCAGGCGGTACTGGACCTGCGTGACATCCCGGTGCAGGGCGAGCGCCTGCAGCAGATCGCCGCGGGACACTACCAGCACGCAAGCCGTGAGCAGATCCGCGGCAGTGGCTATGTCGTGGACAGCCTGGAGGCGGCGCTCTGGTGCTTCCACCAGCACGACAGTTTCGCCGCTGCGGTGCTGGAAGCGGCCAACCTCGGTGACGATGCCGATACCACCGCCGCGGTGCTCGGCCAGTTGGCCGGCGCCTTCCATGGCGCTGCGGGCATCCCCGCGCACTGGCTGCAGGTGCTGGCCATGCGCGCGGAAATCCAGGTGCTGGCGGACGCGTTGTATGAACGGAACCGCGTTGCACGGGCCGGCCAGGG
- a CDS encoding DUF998 domain-containing protein, with translation MKSPDSGQGFFFARPPAKPHCWPAAAPANVRLHTQQEGHAVRAMAIRQAIYIPLGAMFAAIAFGFTVPGYSSLSQHLSEMGLMPGLPANTLTACIAVNGAAIIVFSLALLGWGRRFALTALTSLLFGVAMLSNGVFTTGSPLHGMYSIGIFSILTPLLFLVELGADASRRIAWVARATSLLGMLYLWLMLSGFDPQPWHGLTQRIALLPAFGWYTFAALELRRVFGNT, from the coding sequence TTGAAAAGCCCTGACTCCGGTCAGGGCTTTTTCTTTGCGCGGCCCCCTGCCAAACCGCACTGCTGGCCCGCAGCCGCCCCTGCTAACGTCCGCCTTCACACTCAGCAAGAGGGGCATGCAGTGCGCGCAATGGCAATCCGGCAGGCGATCTACATTCCCCTCGGCGCGATGTTCGCCGCAATCGCGTTCGGCTTCACCGTGCCCGGTTACAGCTCGCTGTCGCAGCACCTCAGCGAAATGGGGTTGATGCCAGGCCTGCCGGCAAACACGTTGACGGCCTGTATCGCGGTCAATGGCGCGGCCATCATCGTCTTCAGTCTTGCGCTGCTGGGCTGGGGCCGCCGCTTCGCACTCACCGCGCTCACGTCCCTCCTGTTCGGCGTGGCCATGCTCAGCAACGGGGTGTTCACTACGGGCAGCCCGCTGCATGGCATGTATTCCATCGGCATTTTTTCCATCCTGACGCCGCTGTTGTTCCTGGTCGAACTCGGGGCTGATGCCTCCCGGCGCATCGCCTGGGTTGCGCGCGCGACCTCGCTGCTGGGGATGCTCTATCTGTGGTTGATGCTGTCCGGCTTCGATCCGCAGCCCTGGCATGGGCTGACCCAGCGCATCGCGTTGCTGCCTGCATTTGGCTGGTACACCTTTGCAGCGCTGGAACTGAGACGGGTGTTCGGGAACACCTGA
- a CDS encoding BLUF domain-containing protein codes for MPIRAVVYVSEAGPAIAGDRFGLHSEKLDSLVDDAARFNRGAGVTGVLLFDGDRFFQYMEGPEDGLSVAYSRVLGATSHSGIVELQRARVGQRRLPFWPMKWLPVDSQELRRIAHADWTKFNQRGEAEGTKPTAMDLLVALVEPHARVA; via the coding sequence ATGCCCATCAGGGCGGTTGTCTACGTAAGTGAGGCGGGTCCCGCAATTGCGGGCGACAGGTTTGGCCTACATAGCGAGAAGCTGGACTCTCTAGTAGACGACGCGGCACGTTTTAACCGAGGCGCAGGTGTCACAGGCGTTCTTTTGTTCGATGGAGACAGATTCTTCCAGTACATGGAAGGCCCGGAGGATGGCCTATCGGTTGCTTATTCCCGAGTCCTGGGTGCAACCAGCCACAGCGGGATTGTGGAGCTGCAACGGGCCAGGGTGGGGCAGCGGCGTCTGCCATTCTGGCCGATGAAGTGGCTCCCTGTGGATTCTCAGGAACTGAGGCGCATAGCCCATGCGGATTGGACAAAGTTCAACCAGCGTGGGGAGGCCGAAGGTACTAAGCCGACGGCCATGGATCTTTTGGTCGCACTGGTTGAGCCCCACGCCAGGGTGGCCTAG
- a CDS encoding SOS response-associated peptidase, producing MCGRFVQLPVVDFGQPGLADLAPGLAEIQPSFNLAPTQRASVILDRGEGRHATRLAWGLLPFWAKAKGLQGSTINARIETVATKPAFRTAFKKRRCVIPMAGYYEWSVSPEDGKKDPWFIHAAGPLLAAGLWEDTSPLLPDGNLGTFTIITGDSSGVSADIHDRMPVWLQAGQIDDWIAASAEDAMAMLLASQTPAMEAYRVSRAVNTPRNNAEGLLDPVA from the coding sequence ATGTGCGGAAGATTCGTTCAGCTCCCCGTTGTCGACTTTGGCCAGCCCGGTCTGGCGGACCTTGCCCCGGGCCTGGCCGAGATCCAGCCGAGCTTCAATCTGGCCCCTACCCAGCGGGCATCGGTAATCCTCGATCGCGGCGAAGGCCGCCACGCCACCCGGCTGGCTTGGGGCCTCCTGCCCTTCTGGGCCAAGGCCAAGGGCCTGCAGGGCTCGACCATCAATGCCCGCATCGAGACGGTGGCCACCAAGCCGGCATTCCGCACGGCTTTCAAGAAGCGCCGTTGCGTCATACCCATGGCCGGGTACTACGAATGGTCGGTGAGCCCAGAGGACGGGAAAAAGGATCCGTGGTTCATCCACGCCGCCGGCCCGCTGCTGGCGGCCGGCCTCTGGGAAGACACCAGCCCGCTACTGCCCGATGGCAACCTGGGCACCTTCACCATCATCACAGGCGACAGCAGCGGCGTCTCTGCGGATATCCACGACCGCATGCCGGTGTGGCTGCAGGCCGGCCAGATCGATGACTGGATAGCAGCCAGTGCGGAGGACGCCATGGCGATGCTGCTGGCGAGCCAGACGCCCGCCATGGAGGCGTACCGTGTCAGCCGGGCGGTCAACACCCCTCGCAACAACGCCGAGGGGTTGCTAGACCCTGTCGCCTGA
- a CDS encoding phage tail length tape measure family protein, which yields MADRLEEAIRVVIETQGREGVDDLRAAFGELGDVSVETAGKASKLLDSLTGLNAAAAKADAFEGMLTDLAELEKQFGENQQAALSLSLGIGEMDKPSREVLAAQRELRKEGERLQKALTEQWDAVAKADTELSALGVNTANLADHQQRLRVEATRSAAALTEQARAAAAEAEAGRRRKQQIEEGEAAFRKQANTSRAAAKSLAEYRERAADAAAGSGELASATESTVSWFGKLKAAVIGAAAFIGLSRVVDGIKAIVKEGSDAEQEVGQLEAALLATGRAGEFTAQSLAAMRKELQGGLFDDGEISAAQVRLLSYTNIVGEQFPAAMQVTIDQAERLKISLESSAETVGKALQTPSKAMESLSKQGFTLDDSQKALIKSLEATGQVAKAQGIILDLLAESYGGAAAAAKVGTIAGLWKTATDRFKDWKQEVADQGVLTYFKEQLTTLLGTLDRLAADGSLSRWAKQTAQAIITMAEAVKGATQWVVDHARVIGLMAAAYAQFKIVGALVQLNAWRAGLIAATNAQIANNAAVASGGRGITRFGALLRGLPKAVPITVAVLGLEAAIGGLDALKIVAQDIWKHHDPALKRAGEAQRAYINQVRDSATQLRQQSLEFIAYRDVVIKSAEEVSKLGEAERLAYEKRLAGLEQYLTAQEGFLLMQQKSGMATAEQLQQLGQVTQQLLDVSTGFAALRTGVQTAADAMKNGIGGAAQQVVTQLEGIGSNAKLANESIQKMFSGLNFADTATLASVGEALGFIATQGGAAERNVRDGLLATLQQLSGEELARFQGAAQAAFDSLPQAAVNAAAVLQTTLLAAMTKLGVASGQLGVSFTQSGRDAISAFGAVTENAVATGTQIEAAFKAALGNVATLDEARALGNLLQAAGEQGRVGFDSAARAASALRARLREIEAGLNPLTDEFQRLGIQSQQSLNAARDSAWEAFETIRKGAANGKASVEDVRRAFRAYADTAKAAVADSDAWRRAQVESQLDVQGAIYETGEAMGELGAKGESALGRVEQGAQRASGALRDVKQASDEASSGVDQVAASASSAGGSLESASSAAGGFSLNMGEISEHTRDLLAQMNGPNGLQQFANVWNALFEQRQDLAKYTEEQKKLLDGMEEVSGKRKELSERFDMVGASELDAIVQLENQIESKRLEKERAAKQAAEDRRRAALAEAEAQAKADASRIQAGDNKEQVLTIDWKAPSKEVVAGATAAEIQQAERIAGLVAPIVLRRIERSRAVSVRGAR from the coding sequence ATGGCTGATCGGCTGGAAGAGGCAATTCGGGTTGTCATCGAAACCCAAGGCCGTGAGGGCGTAGACGACCTGCGCGCGGCGTTCGGCGAACTGGGCGACGTGTCGGTCGAGACCGCCGGCAAGGCCTCCAAGCTGCTCGACTCGCTCACCGGGCTGAACGCGGCGGCAGCGAAGGCGGATGCCTTCGAAGGCATGCTGACCGACCTTGCAGAACTGGAAAAGCAGTTCGGGGAGAACCAGCAGGCTGCCCTGTCGCTCAGCCTCGGCATCGGCGAGATGGACAAACCATCGCGTGAGGTGCTGGCTGCCCAGCGCGAGCTGCGCAAAGAGGGCGAGCGGCTGCAGAAGGCGCTCACCGAACAGTGGGACGCGGTTGCCAAGGCTGATACCGAACTTTCCGCGCTGGGCGTCAACACGGCCAACCTGGCCGACCACCAGCAGCGCCTACGTGTGGAAGCCACCCGCAGCGCGGCCGCCCTTACCGAGCAGGCCCGCGCCGCTGCGGCCGAGGCCGAGGCCGGGCGCCGCCGCAAGCAGCAGATCGAGGAAGGCGAGGCCGCGTTCCGGAAGCAGGCCAACACCAGCAGGGCGGCTGCGAAGTCGTTGGCCGAATACCGCGAGCGCGCCGCTGATGCTGCCGCCGGCAGCGGCGAATTGGCCTCTGCCACCGAGAGCACGGTCAGCTGGTTCGGAAAGCTGAAAGCGGCTGTCATCGGAGCTGCAGCGTTCATTGGTTTGAGCCGCGTGGTCGATGGCATCAAGGCCATCGTCAAGGAAGGAAGCGACGCCGAGCAGGAGGTCGGCCAGCTGGAGGCAGCGTTGCTGGCGACAGGGCGAGCCGGTGAATTCACCGCGCAGAGCTTGGCTGCCATGCGCAAGGAGCTTCAGGGTGGACTCTTTGACGATGGAGAGATCAGCGCTGCCCAGGTGCGCCTGCTGTCCTACACCAACATCGTGGGCGAGCAGTTCCCCGCGGCGATGCAGGTCACTATCGACCAGGCTGAACGCCTGAAAATCTCCTTGGAGTCGTCGGCCGAGACCGTTGGCAAGGCTCTGCAAACGCCGTCCAAGGCGATGGAGAGCCTGAGCAAGCAGGGGTTCACGCTGGATGACAGCCAGAAAGCGCTGATCAAGAGCCTGGAGGCAACCGGCCAGGTGGCCAAGGCGCAGGGGATCATCCTCGATCTGCTGGCCGAGTCCTACGGCGGCGCGGCGGCGGCCGCGAAGGTGGGCACCATTGCCGGCCTGTGGAAGACCGCCACTGATCGCTTCAAGGACTGGAAGCAGGAAGTCGCCGACCAGGGCGTGCTGACCTACTTCAAGGAACAGCTCACCACCCTGCTGGGGACGCTGGATCGACTGGCCGCCGATGGCAGCCTGTCGCGCTGGGCCAAGCAGACCGCGCAGGCCATCATCACCATGGCCGAGGCGGTGAAGGGCGCGACGCAGTGGGTGGTGGACCACGCTCGCGTGATCGGGCTGATGGCAGCCGCCTACGCCCAGTTCAAGATCGTCGGTGCGCTGGTCCAGCTGAACGCCTGGCGTGCTGGACTGATCGCGGCCACGAATGCCCAGATCGCCAACAACGCCGCAGTTGCCAGTGGCGGGCGAGGCATTACCCGGTTCGGCGCGCTGTTGCGCGGCCTGCCGAAGGCCGTGCCCATCACCGTGGCGGTGCTGGGGCTGGAAGCGGCCATTGGTGGCCTGGACGCTCTCAAGATCGTCGCCCAGGACATCTGGAAGCATCACGACCCGGCCCTGAAGCGCGCGGGTGAGGCGCAGCGTGCGTACATCAACCAGGTGCGCGACTCGGCGACACAGCTGCGGCAGCAGTCGTTGGAGTTCATCGCCTATCGTGACGTGGTCATCAAGTCGGCCGAGGAAGTCTCCAAGCTGGGAGAGGCCGAGCGGCTGGCCTACGAAAAGCGCTTGGCGGGGCTTGAGCAGTACCTGACCGCTCAAGAAGGCTTCCTGCTGATGCAGCAGAAGTCCGGCATGGCGACGGCGGAGCAGTTGCAGCAGCTGGGCCAGGTGACGCAGCAGCTGCTGGACGTATCGACCGGATTCGCCGCGCTGCGAACAGGCGTCCAGACTGCCGCCGATGCGATGAAAAACGGTATCGGCGGCGCGGCGCAGCAGGTTGTGACGCAGCTCGAAGGCATCGGCAGCAACGCCAAGCTGGCGAACGAGTCCATCCAGAAGATGTTCTCCGGGCTCAACTTCGCCGACACGGCCACCCTTGCCTCCGTAGGCGAGGCCTTGGGCTTCATTGCCACCCAAGGTGGCGCAGCAGAGCGCAACGTGCGTGACGGGCTGCTGGCGACGCTGCAGCAGCTGTCGGGCGAAGAGCTGGCCCGGTTCCAGGGCGCTGCCCAGGCGGCGTTCGACTCGTTGCCGCAGGCGGCCGTGAATGCTGCGGCAGTGCTGCAGACCACCTTGCTGGCGGCGATGACCAAGCTCGGCGTGGCCTCGGGCCAGCTGGGGGTCAGCTTCACCCAATCAGGCCGGGACGCCATTTCCGCCTTCGGCGCCGTCACCGAGAACGCGGTGGCTACGGGCACCCAGATCGAGGCGGCCTTCAAGGCGGCGCTGGGTAATGTTGCCACGCTGGATGAAGCGCGCGCGCTGGGCAACCTGCTGCAGGCAGCCGGCGAGCAGGGGCGGGTAGGCTTCGACTCTGCTGCACGAGCAGCCTCCGCGCTGCGTGCCCGCCTGCGGGAGATCGAGGCAGGCCTGAATCCACTGACTGATGAGTTCCAGCGGCTGGGGATCCAGTCCCAGCAGTCGCTGAACGCTGCGCGCGATTCAGCTTGGGAAGCGTTCGAGACCATCCGTAAGGGCGCTGCGAACGGCAAGGCCTCGGTCGAGGATGTTCGTCGTGCCTTCCGTGCTTACGCCGACACGGCGAAAGCCGCCGTGGCAGACAGCGATGCCTGGCGGCGCGCTCAAGTGGAGTCCCAGCTGGATGTTCAGGGCGCCATCTATGAGACCGGCGAAGCAATGGGTGAGCTTGGTGCCAAGGGCGAGTCGGCTCTGGGCCGTGTTGAACAGGGGGCGCAGAGGGCTTCTGGTGCACTGCGTGACGTCAAGCAGGCATCTGACGAAGCCAGCAGTGGCGTGGATCAAGTCGCGGCGAGTGCGTCCAGTGCGGGCGGTAGCCTGGAAAGCGCATCCAGCGCCGCCGGCGGGTTCTCTCTCAATATGGGTGAGATCTCGGAACACACCAGGGATCTGCTTGCTCAGATGAACGGGCCGAATGGCCTGCAGCAGTTCGCCAACGTCTGGAACGCGCTGTTCGAGCAGCGACAGGATCTGGCGAAATACACCGAGGAGCAGAAGAAGCTGCTGGACGGCATGGAAGAGGTATCCGGTAAGCGGAAGGAGCTGTCCGAGCGCTTTGACATGGTTGGAGCGAGCGAGCTGGACGCCATCGTGCAGCTGGAAAACCAGATCGAGTCCAAGCGGCTGGAAAAGGAGCGGGCTGCAAAGCAGGCGGCCGAAGACCGCCGCCGCGCCGCCCTTGCTGAGGCTGAGGCGCAGGCCAAGGCAGACGCCTCCCGCATCCAGGCCGGCGACAACAAGGAACAGGTTCTGACCATCGACTGGAAGGCTCCCAGCAAGGAAGTGGTGGCCGGTGCCACTGCGGCCGAGATCCAGCAGGCGGAGCGCATTGCTGGCCTGGTCGCACCGATCGTGCTTCGCAGAATCGAGCGCAGCCGCGCGGTCTCGGTAAGGGGCGCCCGATGA
- a CDS encoding endopeptidase: protein MIRALIVAILLLLAVVVWQRGSVSSAHRAADQAASSRDAMEGERDAARAEADAVAVTLKAERGSAAAANALASQYEKEKSDAQKASDRLVADLRAGNQRLHQRWQASVATAELSAAAAAASQPDGRADDRIESAGRAVGAAAQCDAQVRGLQAYALLCSGGAR from the coding sequence ATGATCCGCGCCCTCATCGTCGCCATCCTCCTGCTGCTGGCCGTCGTCGTATGGCAGCGCGGATCGGTCTCCAGCGCACACCGTGCGGCTGACCAGGCTGCGTCGAGCCGTGATGCCATGGAAGGCGAACGGGACGCAGCCCGCGCTGAGGCTGATGCCGTGGCCGTAACCCTTAAGGCCGAGCGCGGCAGCGCTGCCGCCGCGAACGCCCTGGCTTCCCAGTACGAAAAGGAAAAGAGCGATGCACAGAAAGCATCTGATCGCCTTGTTGCTGATCTGCGCGCTGGGAACCAGCGCCTGCACCAGCGCTGGCAAGCATCCGTCGCCACCGCAGAGCTGTCCGCGGCCGCCGCTGCCGCCAGCCAGCCTGATGGTCGAGCCGACGACCGAATTGAAAGTGCGGGTCGAGCTGTTGGCGCCGCCGCCCAGTGCGACGCCCAGGTGAGGGGCCTGCAGGCGTATGCGCTTCTGTGTTCGGGAGGTGCCCGGTGA
- a CDS encoding DNA adenine methylase has protein sequence MTKPIISWPGGKRRLLKHLYPHFPEHDCYVEAFAGGAASLLMRPYPASTEVLNDINGDLVGLYRCVRHHLDEFVRMFRWSLVSRQMFEWAQMERPETLTDIQRAARFYYLQKLAFGGKVQGQTFGVVTTGGPRFNLLRIEEELSAVHLRLANTIIECLPWQDCVRRYDRPGTLFYLDPPYWETEGYGVDFPFSEYEAMAGLMRSAAGRFVVSINDHPQIREVFAGFDLVPLQLDYTIGGGQGRGRKFGELIIKSWDDRQAALL, from the coding sequence ATGACCAAGCCCATCATTTCCTGGCCGGGCGGCAAGCGCCGGCTCCTGAAGCACCTGTATCCACACTTCCCTGAGCACGACTGTTACGTGGAGGCATTCGCCGGCGGCGCCGCCTCGCTGCTTATGCGCCCATATCCAGCGTCGACGGAAGTACTCAACGACATCAACGGCGACCTGGTCGGGCTGTATCGCTGCGTCCGGCATCACCTGGACGAATTTGTGCGGATGTTCCGCTGGTCGCTGGTGTCGCGGCAGATGTTCGAGTGGGCGCAAATGGAGCGTCCCGAAACCCTGACCGACATCCAGCGGGCGGCCCGCTTCTACTACCTGCAGAAGCTGGCATTTGGCGGCAAGGTGCAGGGGCAGACCTTCGGTGTGGTGACCACGGGCGGCCCGCGGTTCAACCTGCTGCGGATCGAGGAAGAGCTCAGTGCGGTCCACCTGCGCCTGGCCAACACCATCATCGAATGCCTGCCTTGGCAGGACTGCGTGCGCCGGTATGACCGGCCCGGCACGCTGTTCTACCTGGACCCGCCGTACTGGGAGACAGAGGGCTACGGCGTCGACTTCCCCTTCAGTGAGTACGAGGCGATGGCGGGGCTGATGCGTAGTGCTGCTGGCCGGTTCGTGGTCTCGATCAACGACCACCCGCAGATCCGGGAGGTGTTCGCCGGGTTCGACCTGGTCCCTCTGCAGCTCGACTACACGATTGGCGGCGGGCAGGGCCGGGGGCGCAAGTTCGGCGAGCTGATCATCAAGAGCTGGGATGATAGGCAGGCGGCCCTGCTGTAG